A region of the Anaerolineae bacterium genome:
CAGGATGGTGACTTCGGCCTCGAACTCGTCATCGGCCATGTTCAGCACTAGGCCCATCCAGAAGGCCGGCAGTAGGCGAAAGAGGAAGGCGCTATCGCCGAAAGAAAGCCGCTCTCCCCTGAGGGCGCGAGAGGCACTCTCGAAGGCATCTCGGTCCTGCCCGAAGCGAGCCTCCAGCGGATGAGTCGTCCGTCCCCGAAACGGCCCCAGGTAGTTGCGCCCGCCGGGCAGCTCCCGCAAGGAGATCCAGTCAGGGACCGGCCTGATGCGATCGCATAGCACCAAGTACCGGAGGATGAGCACCCTCTCCATGAGGGTGAGATCGGTCTCTTGGCTGACGACGCGGTGTTCTTCCAGGTCGATAGCCACCTCCCAGGCGAGATAGCGGAGCAGGACCCCCTGGTGCCCCTCGAGAGGTCGGGCTCCGGACCGAGCCGCCAACGCGACCGGATCCGCACCTTCGAGTCTCTCCCAGGCCAGGTCGAGGGCCAGCTGCATGCCTTTGCGCTTGCTCTGGTTGGGTGTCATCGCTGCTCTCCCTAGGTAGCCGCGGCGATTATACCAGACCGGGGCCACAGGGGCAGCGTGCGGAATCGGCGCAACGCGGCGTGCGCCGCCGATGTCAGGAAGCCGCTGTGGCGCGGGCAGCCTGCAGGTTCTACGGCGATGAGGTCGCACCGGTTGCCGCCAGACCGGCGCCGGCGATAGTATTGGCGGCATGCCTGCCCGTGCCAACCAGTCAGGGCCGCTCCCAGCCACGTCCCGTTCGGTGAGTCGCTGGGTAGCAGTGCTGTGTCTCACGCTTCTTCCGTTGGCCGCCTGTCGCCCGAGCGGGGCCGAAGTGTGCGTTCAGGCCGACGGTAGGAACCTGTGCGTCACCACGCAGGCACGGGTGGCCTATGAGGTGGTGAGAGAGGCCGGGATCGACCTGGGGCCCAAGGACAGAGTAGAGCCGGACTACTGGGCGCCGGTTGCTTCGGGGATGACCCTGCGAGTGGTCAGGGTGCAGGAGGTGGAGGAGACCGAGCTCAGGGCCGTTCCTTTCGACCGTCACACGATCAAGTCCCTGGGGCTGGAGGCGGGCGAGCGCCGGCTGTTGCAGAGCGGCCGGGAGGGAGTCGAGGAGCTGGTCTATCTGGTTGTGCTGGAGGACGGCACCAGAGTGAGCCGGCAGCATGTCCGCACCCGCCTGGTCACCCCGCCTCAGGATGAAGTGGTGGCCGTGGGCCTTCCCCCATCGGGCGGCGGCGTGGAGTTCGATGGCACCGTCGCGTACCTGGCTCAGGGAAATGCCTGGCTATTGCGGGGAGAGGCCCGGACCCGGCGTCCACTCACCACGACTGGGGATCTGGACGGGAGGGTGTTCGAGCTGTCGCCCGATGGCCGGACGCTCCTGTTCACTCGTCGTGAGGGAGCCCATTCTCAGGCTCTCAACTCACTCTGGGCGGTGGCAACGGACGTCGTCGGGGCTGAGCCGGAGAACTTGGGGATCACCGGTGTGCTCAGGGCCCTGTGGTCGCCAGAAGGCGACCGGATTATCTACACTGGCGGCGAGTGGACCGAGGGGAGCCCGGGATGGCGAGCCCTCAACGACCTTTGGGTCTTGCACTGGACCCCTGGCCGCGCTCGGTCGGAGATCAGGGGGCCTTCCTGTCCGGGGCCGTACTGCTGGTGGGGCCCCGAACTGGCCTGGCTGCCAGCCCTGGACAGCTCTGCAGGTATCAGCGACCGGGTGCTGGTGGCCAGCCCGGTCGGGGTCACAGAGGTGACGCTTTCATCCGGGGCTGAGCGCCGAGTAGTGGAGTTCGCGCCTCCCCCTGCCGGCTCGGGCTGGGTCTGGGTACCTGAGGTCGGTCCTCACCCGGCGGGGACGCATGTGGCCCTGGCCTGGCCTGCTGCCGCCTCTGAGGCCAGCGAGGCGGGCACCACTTTCGACCTGGCGGTGGTGAGCATCGGGGATGGCACGGTGGTACCTCTGTTGGAGGGAGTGGGAATGTGGGCCCGGCCGCGATACTCCAGTGGCGGCAGGGGACAGGTTCGGGTGGCGTATGCAGTCGCCGACGATGCTAGCGCATCTGCTGTGAGCCCGTATTCGGTCTGGGTGGCCGACGCCGACGGGAGCGAGGC
Encoded here:
- a CDS encoding DUF3786 domain-containing protein, yielding MTPNQSKRKGMQLALDLAWERLEGADPVALAARSGARPLEGHQGVLLRYLAWEVAIDLEEHRVVSQETDLTLMERVLILRYLVLCDRIRPVPDWISLRELPGGRNYLGPFRGRTTHPLEARFGQDRDAFESASRALRGERLSFGDSAFLFRLLPAFWMGLVLNMADDEFEAEVTILFDSAVARCFTTEDCVAAGQVLSRRLLREAG